Proteins found in one Anopheles aquasalis chromosome 3, idAnoAquaMG_Q_19, whole genome shotgun sequence genomic segment:
- the LOC126578763 gene encoding uncharacterized protein LOC126578763, whose protein sequence is MPKSTSEPANRPTQNRQKCFLCKNSRYKDKNCRFFRFPARGTPMWNRWLEALGLTDEDIGTRSNASIKLCQLHFQPKDFLTRQLSAMAIPVPLVECVQPNVVNDGAAPETLFGSSFEYILDEPTDEDSNRDTFEDLQEAQIDDQGSTVEPEPEPARDSCPIQFDELIVDKAPESPKHSRCDVPQHRNLEEQLRQARALVLQLQRKNDYQRLLIQEQKTVLSSLGVQCVIKDESYGESPE, encoded by the coding sequence ATGCCGAAGTCGACGTCAGAGCCAGCAAACCGACCAACGCAGAACAGGCAAAAGTGTTTCCTCTGCAAGAACAGCCGGTACAAGGATAAGAATTGCCggtttttccggtttccggcacGAGGCACCCCGATGTGGAATCGCTGGCTCGAGGCACTCGGGCTAACGGATGAGGACATCGGAACTCGCTCGAATGCATCCATTAAGCTCTGTCAGCTACACTTTCAGCCGAAAGATTTCCTAACCCGCCAGCTGTCCGCAATGGCGATTCCGGTTCCCTTGGTGGAATGTGTTCAACCGAACGTGGTCAACGATGGGGCTGCACCGGAGACGCTCTTTGGATCTTCCTTCGAGTACATATTGGATGAACCGACGGACGAGGATAGCAACAGGGATACATTTGAGGACCTTCAAGAAGCGCAAATAGATGACCAGGGGAGCACAGTtgagccggaaccggaaccggctcGTGATTCATGCCCAATCCAATTCGACGAGCTGATTGTTGATAAGGCACCGGAGTCACCGAAACATAGCCGTTGCGATGTGCCACAGCATAGAAACCTGGAGGAACAGCTCCGGCAGGCTCGGGCACTGGTTTTGCAGTTGCAGAGGAAAAACGATTACCAAAGGCTCCTTATCCAGGAGCAAAAGACCGTATTATCCAGTCTGGGTGTGCAGTGTGTCATCAAAGACGAATCGTACGGCGAATCACCGGAATGA